CCGTTGACCAGTGTAGTCTTGCCCGATCCGGTTCCGCCGATAACGATGATGTTCTGCTTATCTATGATGGCCTGCTTGATGGACTCCATGACTTCATGCGTCATGATTCCTTCATCAACATATGTTTCAAGGGCAAAGACTTTGCTGGCCTTTTTACGAATGGTGAAGGAAGCGGCCTCAACGACCGGGGGAAAGACTCCCTCAAAACGGCTGCCGCATAACGGTGCCGCTTTGGGGAGTTCTCCTTCTACTATGGGTGATTCTTTGGTCACTGTGGTTTCAAGAGCACTGGCCACGAGTGAAACGATCATGGAGGTCTGGCTTGCAGGGATTTCTCCAGCCAGTTTCATGTCTTCACCAAGTCTTTCAATCCAGATTTTGCCGTCCGGATTAGCCATGATCTCAACCACTTTAGGATCTTCAAGTGCTCCAGTTATGATCGGTCCCATGTTATGGATCATATTTTTTACAAGACGGTCTTCCATCACGAACCCCACACAATGACCGTGATTGAAACAGCAATGGACAGGCCGAGCATGATGCCTGCAAGGATAGCCAGTTGCCGCATCGAACTGAGGAAGCTTCCCATCTGGACCTGATGTTCATTGATAACGCTCAGGCAGTTTTCTATGTTCGCCTTAACGGCCTTGCTTAAAAGGCTGTTGGTTGATTTGCGTACTTCCAAAGCAAAGGAGGAGACATGCTCCTCCATATCCTTGGAAAGCTGTTTTTTGTGGAGCTGAAGCAGCCGGTCATACTCATCCAGAGCGGCGCGATGCATGGTCACGGCAATAAGAATGGGATCATCCTCACTGAGCAGCAGATTGTGCTCTTTTGCAATGAGATCGCGCACACCCTGAATGGTGAGGGGGGCGTTGTTGGGAGTCTGGTCAGACATTGCCGATCCTTACATTCCGCAGGTCACGAGTTCTGTTTTCATTTCATTCCAGAACATCTTCAGCCGCTGGCGGGTCATGATCGGCAGTTCGCTTTCCTGCGCTTCCTGAAAAGAAAGCTTTGCGGTCAGCAGATTTTCAATATCCCGGCCAAAGGTCTCTTTTTTCTTCTGGGGAATGCGCACCAGAGCGGCAAGACGGTGTGAATTGTCTTTGTAGACCTTGAATTCTTCAAAGGTCTTTCCGTCCCGCGCGATCTGGCCGAAGAATCCATTGAGCCAGATATAAATGGGAACCTGAAAAGTTTTGATTAAGGAATTGAGTCCGCTGAGAGTATCGGGAAGGGCCTGCCCTCCGGTAACAACCGTGTGCAGGTTGATCTGGTGTCCGGCTTCGGCAAGCATGGGAAAAACTTCGTTGTCTGCAAGGTAGCTGGCAAGCGGGACAAAAGTAGCGGCACCGTTATCAATGACCATTTCCGCTTCATCGGGCAGGGCCATCATCAATTCGACGAGTGTGTCGAACCGTCTGGGATCGATATCGTCACCGTTCATGATATCAAGGGAAGTTACCCCGAATCTACCGTAACCAGAGAAGGTTGCGTTCACCGGATCGGTGTCCACGCAGCAGACTTCCTTGCCGGATTCCAGAAGATACTGGGTAAGAAAACTGGCGACGAGACTTTTGCCTACTCCGCCTTTGCCTTGAAAGATTGCATTGATTGTAGCCATAGTTTCACTCCTTGTATTTATTCACCGATCAGATCTTCTTTGAGCTCTTTCTCGGTAACTTTGTTTTCATGAACAAATGCTGGATTTTCATCAGTCGGTCCCGCATGAGGACCGCCTCCATTCAGGGGTACAAGAGGAACGGAGACGGTCCTTACAGCAGGAGTGCCTGTTATGGCCGGTGATGAAGTTGTTGCTGTATCTGCTGGCAGGCAATGGGGGCTGTAGAGAGCCACGTAATGGCAGAATCGCTGATAGCTGATAGTCATCCTGCCACCACTTCTGAGGTGGTCATGAATAGCTCTGCGGGTATGGCCTGCAAGGAGGTTCTGTTCGATTTCCTTTACAAGGCCGAGGTATTCAACCCGTCCTTTGCCGCGCTGGGAAGGCTTGATCTTAGAGGTCATGCAGCCTCTCTTTGTTATATTGATGGAAGATGTGTAGAATGCGTCCTGAACGAGTCTCAGGACACGGGAAAAGAGCGCGGTGACAGGAATCACCGTGCTTACGGGAAATGTTGCTTTACTGAAAAAGGGTGGGACAGGAGTGGGACAACTCCGAAAAACGGCACAAAAAAAGGACTCACACACAACCGCAA
This portion of the Desulfovibrio sp. JC010 genome encodes:
- a CDS encoding P-loop NTPase is translated as MATINAIFQGKGGVGKSLVASFLTQYLLESGKEVCCVDTDPVNATFSGYGRFGVTSLDIMNGDDIDPRRFDTLVELMMALPDEAEMVIDNGAATFVPLASYLADNEVFPMLAEAGHQINLHTVVTGGQALPDTLSGLNSLIKTFQVPIYIWLNGFFGQIARDGKTFEEFKVYKDNSHRLAALVRIPQKKKETFGRDIENLLTAKLSFQEAQESELPIMTRQRLKMFWNEMKTELVTCGM
- a CDS encoding TraK family protein translates to MRVQVPLWVPQENQGLTNNFAVVCESFFCAVFRSCPTPVPPFFSKATFPVSTVIPVTALFSRVLRLVQDAFYTSSINITKRGCMTSKIKPSQRGKGRVEYLGLVKEIEQNLLAGHTRRAIHDHLRSGGRMTISYQRFCHYVALYSPHCLPADTATTSSPAITGTPAVRTVSVPLVPLNGGGPHAGPTDENPAFVHENKVTEKELKEDLIGE